The proteins below come from a single Pandoraea apista genomic window:
- the kch gene encoding voltage-gated potassium channel protein, which translates to MKLPWPLPALRRPLLPPHVLIAALVGINGLLLVASVLLRVPGSVLIDLFVRGDLSALARIEATHLPRLLFGLNAIERIDFSHLPRALAGLALVALACGLVIRARTAWAFTLVMLTLAAAINFHLNIRFDLTFALSLVCIALLLWYWREFDRASFAAATLYTLVAVFALLVYATFGTMYLGREFAPPVTDLATAFYFSIVTMTTVGYGDIVPHSTDARLFTASVIIFGISVFATSLTVVIGPLVGGNLRKILAGRFIHVIRKNHFIVAGASPLAINVHHELTKRGWPVTVIIASGTDNPYPEDADVMHGDASDNAVLTQAGIEHAKAVLALRADDSENAFIVLASKEIAPTVRTIASVNDSKHLSKLKRVQPDMIFAPPVVGGELLARTLSGETVDNDTVMRLLFHGDT; encoded by the coding sequence GTGAAACTGCCCTGGCCCCTGCCCGCTCTGCGACGACCGTTGCTGCCTCCACACGTTCTCATCGCAGCGCTCGTCGGTATCAATGGCCTGCTGCTCGTCGCCTCCGTACTGCTGCGCGTGCCCGGCTCGGTGCTCATCGATCTCTTCGTGCGCGGCGACCTTTCCGCGCTGGCGCGCATCGAAGCCACTCATCTCCCCCGGCTTCTCTTCGGGCTGAACGCCATCGAACGCATCGATTTCTCGCACCTGCCGCGCGCCCTCGCCGGGCTGGCGCTGGTCGCGCTCGCCTGCGGACTCGTCATCCGGGCCCGCACCGCCTGGGCCTTCACGCTCGTCATGCTCACGCTGGCCGCCGCCATCAACTTCCATCTGAACATCCGCTTCGATCTGACGTTCGCCCTCTCGCTCGTCTGCATCGCGCTGCTGCTCTGGTACTGGCGCGAATTCGACCGGGCAAGCTTCGCTGCGGCCACGCTCTATACGCTCGTGGCCGTATTCGCGCTGCTTGTCTACGCCACGTTCGGCACCATGTATCTGGGTCGAGAATTCGCGCCGCCCGTTACCGATCTGGCCACGGCGTTCTATTTCTCCATCGTCACGATGACGACCGTCGGCTATGGCGACATCGTGCCCCACTCCACCGACGCACGGCTCTTCACCGCATCGGTCATCATCTTCGGGATCAGTGTGTTTGCGACGTCGCTGACCGTCGTCATCGGCCCGCTCGTCGGTGGCAACCTTAGGAAAATTCTCGCGGGGAGGTTCATTCACGTGATACGCAAGAACCACTTCATCGTGGCCGGCGCGTCGCCGCTCGCCATTAACGTGCACCACGAACTCACCAAACGCGGCTGGCCGGTGACCGTCATCATCGCCAGCGGCACCGACAATCCGTATCCGGAAGACGCCGATGTCATGCATGGCGACGCCAGCGACAACGCCGTGCTCACCCAGGCCGGTATCGAACACGCCAAGGCAGTACTGGCGCTACGGGCCGACGATTCGGAAAATGCCTTCATCGTGCTCGCGTCGAAGGAAATCGCACCCACCGTGCGCACCATCGCCTCCGTCAACGACAGCAAGCATCTGAGTAAGCTCAAGCGCGTTCAGCCGGACATGATCTTCGCACCGCCCGTCGTCGGCGGAGAGCTTCTCGCCCGCACGCTGTCCGGCGAGACGGTCGATAACGATACCGTGATGCGCCTGCTATTCCACGGCGATACATGA
- the pgsA gene encoding CDP-diacylglycerol--glycerol-3-phosphate 3-phosphatidyltransferase, whose amino-acid sequence MPFNVPIFLTWLRIVLIPLVVGVYYLPTTWLSSVEMNWVACGVFVLAALTDWFDGFLARRWNQTSAFGAFLDPVADKLMVAAALLMLLQMGRINALVALIIIGREITISALREWMAQIGASRSVAVHQLGKIKTAAQMVAIPLLLFNGTVVWNGWRFDSRFWGTWLIYVAAVLTLWSMLYYLRRAWPQIRERGAGEM is encoded by the coding sequence ATGCCTTTCAATGTCCCCATATTCCTGACCTGGCTTCGGATCGTGCTGATCCCGCTGGTGGTCGGCGTTTATTACTTGCCAACGACCTGGCTGTCGTCGGTCGAGATGAATTGGGTGGCGTGCGGCGTCTTCGTACTGGCGGCGCTGACCGACTGGTTTGACGGCTTTCTGGCGCGCCGCTGGAATCAGACCTCGGCATTCGGGGCGTTTCTGGACCCGGTTGCCGACAAGTTGATGGTCGCGGCGGCGTTGCTGATGTTGTTGCAGATGGGGCGCATCAATGCACTGGTGGCGCTGATCATCATTGGCCGCGAGATCACGATTTCGGCGTTGCGTGAGTGGATGGCGCAGATAGGCGCGTCGCGCAGCGTGGCGGTGCACCAGTTGGGCAAGATCAAGACGGCGGCGCAGATGGTGGCCATCCCGTTGTTGTTGTTCAACGGCACGGTAGTGTGGAACGGATGGCGTTTCGACTCGCGGTTCTGGGGGACGTGGCTGATTTACGTGGCGGCAGTTCTCACGCTGTGGTCGATGTTGTACTATCTGCGCCGCGCGTGGCCGCAGATTCGGGAGCGCGGCGCGGGCGAGATGTGA
- a CDS encoding alpha/beta hydrolase family protein → MTPFIGTSTAVAASDADATGTATPASAGDPAPEIVSIVVPGAGTFGGDIAMHTEVYKPSGSGPFPVLIFEHGRSSDALVRAKLNQPILKGHVRYWLAKGFAIVAPVRVGYGATGGPDRENSGASFDMQGRCTRRPDFEKLGRVTAEASLAAVHWVREQPWADKERIVLEGRSVGGFTTVATAATNPPGVIGYINFSGGAGGMPERAPGHSCDPEQMKTVYGEFGKSTKIPGLWLYAHNDQYWGPDAPRQWFDAFTAAGSPAQFVHTEDLPGHDGHQLLTYGGKMWSRPVDAFVKQLGF, encoded by the coding sequence ATGACGCCCTTCATCGGCACGTCAACGGCGGTTGCCGCCAGCGACGCAGACGCCACCGGCACGGCAACGCCTGCGTCTGCCGGAGATCCCGCGCCGGAAATCGTGTCGATCGTGGTGCCGGGTGCGGGCACTTTCGGTGGCGATATCGCTATGCACACAGAGGTCTACAAACCGTCGGGCAGCGGGCCGTTCCCAGTGCTCATCTTCGAACACGGACGCTCCTCCGACGCTCTCGTGCGGGCCAAACTCAATCAGCCGATTCTCAAGGGACATGTGCGTTACTGGCTCGCCAAGGGCTTCGCCATCGTCGCGCCGGTTCGCGTGGGCTATGGCGCGACGGGCGGCCCGGATCGCGAAAACTCGGGCGCGTCGTTCGACATGCAGGGCAGATGCACACGCCGCCCCGATTTCGAGAAACTCGGCAGGGTCACGGCGGAAGCAAGCCTTGCGGCCGTCCATTGGGTTCGCGAGCAGCCGTGGGCCGACAAGGAACGTATCGTGCTGGAAGGCCGCTCGGTCGGCGGCTTCACCACCGTGGCCACGGCGGCGACCAACCCGCCCGGCGTGATCGGCTACATCAACTTCTCGGGCGGTGCGGGAGGCATGCCCGAGCGCGCGCCGGGGCACAGTTGCGATCCCGAGCAGATGAAGACTGTCTACGGCGAGTTCGGCAAGTCGACGAAGATTCCCGGCCTCTGGCTCTATGCGCATAACGACCAGTACTGGGGGCCGGATGCGCCCCGGCAATGGTTCGACGCGTTCACTGCGGCGGGCAGTCCTGCGCAATTCGTCCACACGGAAGACCTGCCCGGCCACGACGGTCATCAGTTGCTCACTTACGGTGGAAAGATGTGGTCAAGGCCCGTCGACGCCTTCGTCAAGCAGCTTGGCTTCTGA
- a CDS encoding AraC family transcriptional regulator, whose translation MILPEHLKPKMARVHCMTPDDPPLIALVGRESEPRVSQTHQHTSGQLLGSFNGLLTVRTALGAWVIPTTRAVWVPPDCPHAAFSHGPFYGWAVYVRPDRCAGLPAQPRAIEVSGLLREGVVRAAQWDLGAADRVQTNVMNVILDEIAVSPADVFRLPMPSDPRLRRIAAALVDNPADARTLDAWAAWANAAPRTVSRRFVEETGLTFTAWRQRARLLRALELLASGQPVGTVALDLGYDNVSAFIALFRRTFHTTPGRYFAADSTDLIDAAD comes from the coding sequence ATGATTTTGCCTGAACACCTGAAACCGAAGATGGCGCGCGTGCACTGCATGACGCCGGACGATCCGCCGTTGATCGCACTGGTCGGGCGCGAGAGCGAGCCGCGTGTCTCGCAGACGCACCAACACACGTCGGGTCAGTTGCTCGGCTCGTTCAACGGCTTGCTGACGGTTCGCACCGCCCTCGGCGCCTGGGTGATTCCGACCACGCGAGCCGTATGGGTGCCGCCTGACTGCCCGCATGCCGCGTTTTCTCACGGACCGTTTTACGGCTGGGCGGTGTACGTACGGCCGGATCGATGCGCGGGTCTGCCGGCGCAACCGCGTGCCATTGAGGTGTCGGGGTTGTTGCGGGAAGGTGTCGTGCGCGCGGCACAGTGGGATCTGGGTGCGGCCGATCGGGTGCAGACCAACGTCATGAACGTGATACTCGATGAAATCGCCGTCAGTCCTGCCGATGTATTTCGTCTGCCGATGCCGAGCGATCCGCGTTTGCGGCGCATTGCCGCCGCGCTGGTCGACAATCCCGCCGACGCCCGCACCCTCGACGCGTGGGCAGCCTGGGCAAACGCCGCGCCTCGTACCGTGAGCCGGCGCTTCGTCGAGGAAACGGGGCTGACGTTCACGGCGTGGCGGCAACGCGCAAGGCTGCTGCGTGCGCTGGAATTGCTGGCCTCGGGGCAACCCGTCGGAACCGTGGCGCTCGATCTTGGCTACGACAACGTCAGCGCCTTCATCGCGCTTTTTCGCCGCACGTTTCACACAACACCGGGGCGGTACTTCGCCGCCGACTCGACCGATCTTATCGATGCCGCCGACTGA
- a CDS encoding MSMEG_1061 family FMN-dependent PPOX-type flavoprotein produces the protein MPHTNLPSASTASAVDLDQLYDPQSEMIVKGVMSRLLPFHIAYLEVATFFCLATGSAQGLDASPRGGEPGFVKVLDEKSVAFADWPGNNRIASLRNLTEDNRVGMLFLFPGLEVFMRINGHAQIRVEPALLERLKEGERTPKTAIVVTIDEVLFHCGKAINRAKLWRTESQLDRTSVPSMGDMKAALTGMDKAHASAMDEGYYRAVRGDLY, from the coding sequence ATGCCGCATACCAACCTGCCCTCTGCGTCTACGGCGTCTGCCGTCGATCTCGATCAACTCTACGATCCGCAGTCGGAGATGATCGTGAAAGGCGTCATGTCGAGACTGTTGCCGTTTCACATTGCTTATCTCGAGGTGGCCACCTTCTTCTGTCTGGCGACCGGCAGCGCGCAGGGTCTCGACGCGTCGCCGCGCGGTGGCGAGCCGGGCTTCGTGAAGGTGCTCGATGAGAAGAGCGTGGCGTTTGCCGACTGGCCGGGCAATAACCGCATCGCGTCGCTGCGCAACCTGACCGAGGACAACCGCGTCGGCATGCTGTTTCTGTTCCCTGGGCTGGAAGTCTTCATGCGCATCAACGGTCATGCGCAGATTCGTGTCGAGCCCGCGCTGCTGGAGCGACTGAAGGAAGGGGAGCGTACGCCGAAGACTGCCATCGTCGTGACCATCGACGAAGTGCTGTTCCACTGCGGCAAGGCGATCAACCGGGCGAAACTATGGCGAACCGAGTCGCAACTCGACCGCACGTCGGTGCCGTCGATGGGCGATATGAAGGCGGCGCTGACCGGCATGGACAAAGCCCACGCCAGCGCGATGGATGAAGGATATTACCGCGCGGTGCGCGGCGATCTTTACTGA
- a CDS encoding FadR/GntR family transcriptional regulator: MTSPLPARPRRKSRSLTEEVVSALSEQIRSGTFRPGDKLPTESAIMESLGVSRTVVREAISRLQAGQLVETRHGIGTFVLEAPRENSLQVDTNSILTMLDVMAILELRISLETEAAGLAANRRTDTQLKLMRQALDDFEMHVRQRTGNAVTADVAFHLQVASATGNRYFHDILEQLGNTIIPRTRVNSAALADDDQVSYLNRVNREHEDIYNAIARRDPEAARAAMRTHLTNSRERLRRAQESANPQG, translated from the coding sequence ATGACCAGCCCGTTGCCCGCACGTCCTCGCCGCAAGTCTCGCAGCCTCACGGAAGAGGTCGTGAGTGCCTTGTCCGAGCAGATTCGCAGCGGCACGTTCCGCCCGGGCGACAAGCTGCCGACCGAGTCGGCCATTATGGAAAGCCTTGGGGTGAGCCGTACCGTGGTGCGCGAAGCGATTTCGCGGCTTCAGGCGGGGCAACTGGTGGAAACGCGGCACGGTATCGGCACGTTCGTGCTGGAAGCGCCGCGCGAGAACTCCCTTCAGGTCGACACCAACAGCATTCTGACAATGCTCGACGTGATGGCGATTCTGGAACTGCGGATTTCGCTGGAAACGGAAGCGGCGGGCCTTGCCGCGAATCGCCGCACCGATACGCAACTCAAACTGATGCGTCAGGCGCTGGACGACTTCGAAATGCACGTTCGTCAGCGCACCGGCAATGCCGTGACAGCCGACGTCGCCTTCCACCTGCAAGTGGCGAGCGCGACCGGCAACCGCTATTTCCACGACATTCTCGAGCAACTCGGCAATACGATCATTCCGCGCACGCGTGTGAATTCCGCCGCGTTGGCCGACGACGATCAGGTGTCGTACCTCAATCGGGTGAATCGGGAACACGAGGACATCTACAACGCCATTGCGCGACGCGATCCGGAGGCGGCCCGCGCAGCGATGCGCACTCACCTCACGAACAGCCGCGAGCGCCTGCGCCGCGCGCAGGAGTCGGCCAACCCGCAGGGATAA
- a CDS encoding porin: MPAFAQSNVTLYGIVDDALTYSSNQNGKSNTYLRNGNLAGSRWGLRGTEDLGGGTKALFQLENGFDVNSGAFSSSGVMFNRQAFVGLKNDQVGTVTIGRQYSPYYLMVGTIGPVAYVTGATGAHPGDIDGLDTTIRINNSVTYTSPVLWGVTASLQYGFGGQAGAFSKGNTYSGALRYDGGPLSLAAGYLRMNNIGGTGTSWNGASTGTPGASAVNQGYLSADALQHIAFAGIYTIGSVTLGASYSNVQYKPGAASLFHDTAIFNTAGVHASWIVAPQWRLAAAYSYTAASKANGINDSATYHQVSLAQVYSLSKRTSLYALEAWQHANGKSLAANATSIINAGPVVGDSQNSTPSATSSQFVGMLGIRVDF, encoded by the coding sequence ATGCCGGCGTTCGCGCAGTCGAACGTGACGCTGTACGGGATCGTCGACGATGCACTGACCTACAGCAGCAACCAGAACGGCAAGTCAAACACCTACCTGCGCAACGGCAACCTGGCGGGCAGCCGATGGGGCCTGCGCGGCACCGAAGATCTCGGCGGCGGCACCAAGGCGCTGTTCCAGTTGGAGAACGGTTTCGACGTCAACAGCGGCGCTTTCAGCTCGTCGGGTGTGATGTTCAATCGTCAGGCGTTCGTCGGCCTGAAGAACGATCAGGTCGGCACGGTCACCATCGGCCGCCAGTACTCGCCTTACTACCTGATGGTCGGCACTATCGGCCCCGTGGCCTACGTAACGGGGGCGACCGGCGCACACCCGGGCGATATCGACGGTCTCGACACGACCATCCGCATCAACAACTCGGTGACCTACACCTCGCCGGTCCTGTGGGGCGTGACCGCCAGCCTGCAATACGGCTTCGGCGGTCAGGCCGGGGCGTTCAGCAAGGGCAATACCTACTCCGGCGCGCTGCGTTACGACGGCGGGCCGCTCTCGCTGGCAGCCGGCTATCTGCGTATGAACAACATCGGCGGCACCGGCACGAGCTGGAATGGGGCGTCGACGGGCACGCCGGGCGCATCCGCCGTCAATCAGGGCTATCTGTCCGCAGATGCGCTGCAACACATCGCCTTCGCCGGCATCTACACGATCGGTAGCGTGACGCTGGGCGCAAGCTACAGCAACGTGCAGTACAAACCGGGCGCCGCGTCGCTGTTCCACGACACGGCGATCTTCAACACGGCGGGCGTGCATGCGTCGTGGATCGTGGCGCCGCAATGGCGTCTGGCCGCAGCGTACAGCTACACCGCCGCATCGAAGGCCAACGGCATCAACGATTCCGCCACTTATCATCAGGTCTCGCTCGCGCAGGTGTATTCGCTCTCGAAGCGCACCTCGCTGTACGCGCTCGAAGCGTGGCAGCACGCCAACGGCAAGTCGCTCGCGGCGAACGCCACAAGCATCATCAACGCCGGGCCGGTCGTCGGCGACTCGCAGAACAGCACGCCCTCGGCGACGAGTTCGCAGTTCGTCGGCATGCTGGGGATTCGCGTCGATTTCTGA
- a CDS encoding glucarate dehydratase family protein, producing the protein MKIQRITITPIAFRDPPLLNAAGIHEPYALRSIIEIETDNGHIGLGETYGDAPVLALLENTRPHLIGMDPFDTNGLRERVAAVVRQGVRGERVEYELAPGTDPRKDVEKIYSAFEVPFLDLQARHLGIPLVELLGGAVRREVQYSAYLFFKYAQHIDAPATGYAPDGWGETLNAEQLVAQARTMIDTYGFGSIKLKAGVLAPAEEVKCLKALKRAFPDKPLRIDPNGNWSLPTAIAMGRELAGDLEYYEDPTPTLEGMAELHRATGMPLATNMVVTDLRQFRENVRLNGAQIILSDHHYWGGLRDTQLLARMCETFDLGLSMHSNSHLGISLMAMTHLAASVPRLSYACDTHYPWQAADEEVVRGGKIAIRNGAVAVTKAPGLGLEIDRDQLAKLHEQYLRCGLRTRNDAVQMRKYQPDWRGKAPRF; encoded by the coding sequence GTGAAAATCCAACGCATCACGATCACTCCGATTGCTTTTCGCGACCCGCCGCTGCTCAACGCCGCCGGCATCCATGAGCCGTATGCGCTGCGCTCGATCATCGAGATTGAGACCGATAACGGACACATCGGACTAGGCGAGACGTATGGCGACGCGCCGGTGCTCGCCTTGCTCGAGAACACCCGCCCCCACTTGATCGGGATGGACCCGTTCGACACCAACGGCCTGCGTGAGCGCGTGGCGGCAGTGGTGCGTCAGGGGGTACGCGGCGAGCGCGTGGAATACGAACTCGCACCGGGCACCGACCCGCGCAAGGACGTGGAGAAAATCTACTCCGCGTTCGAGGTGCCGTTTCTCGATTTGCAGGCCCGTCACCTGGGTATTCCACTCGTTGAATTGCTCGGCGGCGCAGTGCGTCGGGAGGTGCAGTACAGCGCGTATCTGTTCTTCAAATATGCGCAGCACATCGATGCACCGGCGACCGGCTACGCGCCCGATGGCTGGGGAGAAACGCTAAACGCCGAGCAGCTTGTTGCACAAGCGCGCACGATGATCGACACCTACGGCTTCGGCAGCATCAAGCTCAAGGCCGGCGTGCTCGCCCCCGCAGAGGAGGTGAAGTGCCTGAAGGCACTCAAGCGCGCGTTCCCGGACAAGCCGCTGCGCATCGATCCGAACGGCAACTGGTCGTTGCCGACAGCCATTGCGATGGGACGCGAACTCGCGGGCGATCTCGAGTACTACGAAGACCCCACGCCCACGCTCGAAGGCATGGCCGAACTGCATCGCGCCACGGGCATGCCGCTCGCCACCAACATGGTGGTTACCGACCTGCGGCAATTCCGCGAGAACGTGCGACTGAACGGCGCGCAGATCATTCTTTCCGATCACCACTACTGGGGCGGATTGCGCGACACGCAACTGCTCGCGCGTATGTGCGAGACGTTCGATCTCGGCTTGTCGATGCACTCGAACTCGCACCTCGGTATCAGCCTGATGGCGATGACACATCTGGCGGCCAGCGTGCCGCGTCTGTCCTATGCCTGCGACACGCACTACCCGTGGCAAGCCGCCGACGAGGAAGTCGTGCGCGGCGGCAAGATCGCGATCCGCAATGGCGCGGTCGCCGTGACAAAAGCGCCGGGGCTCGGCCTCGAAATCGATCGGGACCAGTTAGCCAAACTGCATGAGCAATACCTGCGTTGCGGGCTGCGCACCCGTAACGATGCAGTTCAGATGCGCAAATACCAACCCGACTGGCGCGGCAAGGCGCCCCGTTTTTAA
- a CDS encoding extracellular solute-binding protein: protein MASTATAAPVALNVVDVAGNLALTQKGFEAFRDKYPDLVSKITFTNAPAPQLPGKIKAMQAAGRSDIDIVLTGTDALAAGIQQNLWQRLLPEYSAKFPGVLDKYAPNVRAMQELSKGYGLAVTFMPAGPLVEYNPAKVANPPKSPAELLAWCKANPGKLIYARPANSGPGRTFLMGLPYLLGDKDPHDPIKGWDKTWAFLKELDSCIPYYPGGTSAVMKELGEGSRDMTLTVTGWDINPRALGIVPATFKVQSFDKFTWVNDAHYIVVPKGVPKEKMDVIVKLINFMLEPAQQALTYDDGYFYPGPAVKDVPLSAAPAKSQEVIAKYGRPEYAKLIADFPHAVPLDATAMVAAFQKWDAEIGSLKSK, encoded by the coding sequence ATGGCGAGTACCGCAACCGCTGCGCCGGTGGCGCTGAACGTCGTCGACGTCGCAGGTAACCTGGCGCTCACGCAGAAGGGCTTCGAGGCATTCCGCGACAAGTACCCGGATCTCGTTTCCAAGATCACCTTTACCAACGCACCGGCCCCGCAGTTGCCGGGCAAGATCAAGGCCATGCAGGCCGCCGGACGTTCCGACATCGATATCGTGTTGACCGGGACCGACGCCCTTGCCGCCGGTATCCAGCAAAACCTCTGGCAACGCCTGCTGCCCGAGTACAGCGCGAAGTTTCCGGGCGTGCTCGACAAATACGCGCCGAACGTGCGCGCCATGCAGGAACTCTCGAAGGGCTACGGTCTTGCCGTAACGTTCATGCCGGCAGGTCCGCTCGTCGAATACAACCCGGCGAAGGTGGCCAACCCGCCGAAGTCGCCTGCCGAATTGCTGGCCTGGTGCAAGGCGAATCCGGGCAAGCTGATTTACGCGCGTCCGGCCAACTCGGGCCCGGGCCGCACCTTCCTGATGGGGCTGCCGTATCTGCTGGGCGACAAAGACCCGCACGACCCGATCAAGGGATGGGACAAGACGTGGGCATTCCTGAAAGAACTCGATTCGTGCATTCCGTACTACCCGGGCGGCACGTCGGCAGTGATGAAGGAGCTTGGCGAAGGCAGTCGCGACATGACGCTCACCGTCACGGGGTGGGACATCAATCCGCGCGCGTTGGGTATCGTGCCGGCGACCTTCAAAGTGCAGTCGTTCGACAAGTTCACATGGGTCAACGACGCGCATTACATAGTCGTGCCCAAGGGCGTGCCGAAAGAGAAAATGGACGTCATCGTCAAGCTGATCAACTTCATGCTCGAGCCGGCACAGCAAGCGCTCACGTATGACGACGGCTACTTCTATCCCGGCCCTGCGGTGAAGGACGTGCCGCTGAGCGCAGCCCCCGCGAAGAGTCAGGAAGTGATCGCGAAGTACGGCCGTCCGGAATACGCGAAACTCATCGCCGACTTCCCGCATGCCGTGCCGCTCGACGCCACGGCGATGGTTGCGGCGTTCCAGAAATGGGATGCCGAGATCGGCTCGCTGAAATCGAAGTGA
- a CDS encoding ABC transporter ATP-binding protein — protein MKHNFQHLRLDNVARSFTNAEGQSVAALNGLDLSIERGEFIALLGPSGCGKSTALNCIAGLTPLTGGAIWLDDERIDVLPSEKRGFGMVFQNYALFPHMSVLDNVGFGLRMRGVPRAEIEKRAREALQLVQLVGHERKLPGQLSGGQQQRVAIARAIVIEPPVVLMDEPLSNLDAKLRIEMRAEIRRIHGKLDRATIYVTHDQDEALSMADRIVVMKEGVVQQIGAPRDVYSRPRNLHVARFMGYRNVLDVSITSAQGDHARVSCGSASFDGVLMESPGSESKVSVAIRPDDFERAQAANDNAFEGVVETVEYGGRDSLLRVASPFGPLYARLPGDYAVGERVPLRVPADRTLVYAGERA, from the coding sequence ATGAAGCACAATTTTCAACACCTGCGCCTCGACAACGTCGCGCGTAGTTTCACCAATGCGGAAGGGCAGTCCGTGGCCGCCTTGAACGGCCTGGACCTGAGCATCGAGCGAGGCGAATTCATCGCGCTGCTCGGGCCCTCCGGCTGCGGCAAGTCGACGGCGCTCAACTGTATTGCCGGACTCACGCCGCTCACCGGCGGCGCGATCTGGCTCGACGACGAACGCATCGACGTGCTGCCGAGCGAGAAGCGCGGCTTCGGCATGGTCTTTCAGAATTACGCGCTGTTCCCGCACATGAGCGTGCTCGATAACGTGGGCTTCGGCCTGCGCATGCGCGGCGTGCCGCGCGCCGAGATCGAGAAGCGCGCCCGAGAGGCGTTGCAACTCGTGCAACTCGTGGGGCACGAGCGCAAGCTGCCCGGCCAGCTCTCCGGCGGGCAGCAGCAGCGCGTAGCGATTGCCCGAGCCATTGTGATCGAGCCGCCGGTCGTGCTGATGGACGAACCGCTCTCGAACCTCGACGCCAAACTGCGAATCGAGATGCGCGCCGAGATCCGCCGCATTCACGGCAAGCTCGATCGCGCAACGATCTACGTCACGCACGATCAGGACGAAGCGCTGTCGATGGCCGATCGCATCGTGGTGATGAAGGAGGGTGTCGTGCAGCAGATCGGCGCGCCGCGCGACGTGTACAGCCGTCCGCGCAATCTGCATGTGGCGCGCTTCATGGGGTACCGCAACGTGCTCGACGTGTCGATTACCTCGGCGCAGGGCGATCACGCGCGCGTGTCGTGCGGCAGCGCCTCGTTCGACGGCGTGCTTATGGAGTCGCCCGGCAGCGAGAGCAAGGTCAGCGTGGCGATTCGTCCCGACGATTTCGAGCGTGCGCAGGCGGCGAACGACAATGCCTTCGAAGGGGTGGTGGAGACCGTCGAGTATGGCGGTCGCGATTCGTTGCTGCGCGTGGCGTCGCCGTTCGGGCCGCTGTATGCGCGCCTGCCCGGCGACTACGCGGTTGGCGAGCGTGTGCCGCTGCGTGTGCCTGCCGACCGTACGCTCGTCTACGCAGGGGAGCGCGCATGA
- a CDS encoding ABC transporter permease yields the protein MSAAATSASLSPATRFDGRGWLVAPALVCLIAMFVYPFAYGLFLSFQPMEGGGVFANYLKFFTEPTLWPTVLITLKLAVPATLINVGASVPAAFALRRSTRASKFVTMLLVVPVTLGTVLIADGMLTYYGPNGWFPQALHALHLYSDEVRLTHNYWGVLISLVISGFPFAFLLILSYVTGIDPTLARAAGTLGAGPWQQFRLIYLPLLVPGLTMAACLSFVQAFSVFPSAVLLGVPAGATRVVSIAAYEAAFESYDYSLASCVAIVMGFVQLLIVAGMLGARRAFYSGPTTGGKG from the coding sequence ATGAGTGCCGCCGCAACGTCTGCGTCGCTGAGCCCGGCCACGCGTTTCGACGGCCGGGGCTGGCTGGTCGCGCCCGCGCTTGTTTGCTTGATCGCGATGTTCGTGTACCCGTTCGCCTACGGTCTGTTCCTTTCGTTCCAGCCGATGGAGGGCGGTGGTGTCTTTGCAAACTACCTGAAGTTCTTCACCGAGCCGACACTGTGGCCCACGGTTCTCATCACCCTCAAGCTCGCCGTGCCCGCCACGCTGATCAACGTGGGGGCGTCGGTGCCGGCCGCTTTCGCGTTGCGCAGGAGCACGCGGGCATCCAAATTCGTGACCATGCTGCTCGTTGTGCCGGTCACGCTCGGCACGGTGCTCATTGCCGACGGCATGCTGACGTACTACGGTCCGAACGGCTGGTTCCCGCAAGCATTGCATGCGCTTCATCTGTATAGCGACGAAGTCCGTCTGACACATAACTACTGGGGGGTGCTGATCTCGCTGGTGATCTCGGGCTTTCCGTTCGCGTTTTTGTTGATCCTGTCGTACGTGACGGGCATTGACCCGACGCTCGCACGCGCGGCCGGCACGCTGGGCGCGGGGCCGTGGCAGCAGTTCCGTCTGATCTATCTGCCGTTGCTGGTGCCGGGGCTGACCATGGCGGCATGCCTGTCGTTCGTGCAGGCCTTCTCGGTATTCCCGTCGGCCGTGCTGCTCGGTGTGCCGGCCGGTGCGACCCGAGTGGTGTCGATTGCGGCGTATGAGGCGGCGTTCGAGAGCTATGACTACTCGCTGGCATCGTGCGTGGCGATTGTGATGGGCTTCGTTCAGTTGCTGATTGTGGCGGGCATGCTCGGCGCGCGCCGGGCGTTTTACAGTGGTCCCACCACGGGAGGCAAGGGATGA